The window AAATCTCATCCTTCATCGCGATCTGAAGCCGGGTAACGTGATTGTGACGGACGACGGCATCGTGAAGTTGCTCGACTTCGGAGCCCTCAAGCGCATCGGAACCGGTGGCGATGCGCAGTCGGAGATGACACGTGCCGGGATGCGCCCGGTGACGGTGCGTTATGCCAGCCCGGAACACATTCGGGGAGATCGCGTCTCGACGTCTGCCGATGTTTTTTCGCTGGGGATGATCCTTTACCGGCTCATTGCAGGACAACTTCCCGAAGAGCTGAAAAATTTACCCATCGGTCTCTACCTCGACAGGTTAAGGCAAGGTCAGCTCAAGCCTCCGTCCCAGTGGGCAAGAGTGCACACACCGTCGCGGTTCCTTGATGCCCAAGTCTTGGATACCCAAGTCGCGCGCGACCTGGACGCAATCGTCTCGAAAGCAATTCGGTACGAGGACGAGGCACGCTATCCCACGGTAGCGGCCTTCGCTGAAGATCTTCTGAATGTCCTTCTGCATCGTCCTGTCGCAGCTAGAAATGGCAATCTCCTTTACTACACGGTCAAGTTTCACCGCCGCTATCGTTGGCCGGTCCGCTCCGCTGCCGCTGCCCTTCTCGTATTGATGGTGGGGCTTTGCGCGATGGCATGGCAGGGTCACGTTGCGCATCTCCAGGAGATTCGTGCGAACAAGGGCGTCGAGGACGAAAGGCAGCTTGCCCACATGTTGCTGTTCGACTACTTCGAACAGTTGAGCCTTGTTCCAGGCTCCATTGACGCGCAAAGAAAAGCTGTCACGCAGGCGCTTGCTTACCTGGACCGGCTGGCCCAGATTGCCCCCGGTTCAAGCCTGGAGATGGAAACCATCCGCGGCTTTACCGACATGGGCAATCTTCTCGGCAATCCCTACAATCAGAATCTTGGCAACGTTCCCGGAGCGTTGGATTCTCTGACCAAGGCCGTCTCTCTGGCCAATGCCAGGCTGAGCAAATATCCGCAGGATCTCGAATCGCAGCTCATATTGATGAAAGCGGAAACCGCGCTCGGCGGCACGTATCTCGGGAACGGAGACGCCGTTCACGCTGAGCCGATTCTTAAATCAGCCGCGGCAACGGCGGGAGAAATGGCCAGGAACCCACACGTCACCGCTCAGATGCTGGAGTCCGCATCCGGCATCACAGACCTGCTCGGCGATGCTTACGATCCGGGTCGAGGCTACGCCATTGCGGACCTCAATAAGTCCATGGAATCTTACCGCCAGTCTGACAAATACGACGAAATGTGCGATCAGGCAGATCCAAAGGCCGCGCTATGCAGCGCCGGAATTGTTGTCGGCGAATATAAATATGGGTCCTTGATCGAAGATACCGATCCAGCATCCGCCGCTGCTCATTATCGTCACGGATTGGACGTTGTTCTCCATCTCCCTCCTGAACAAAGGAAGACAACTCGCTCCCAACGCGGTAAAAACTATATGCTTGCCCGCCTCGGGCTCATGGAGATGCGCATCGGACACATGACCGAAGGAGTCGCGCTTGCTCAGGAGGCTCAAGACGGCTTTCGCAAAGCGATTGCGCAGGCCGAACTGGACAATCGCGCCCGCTTCGATCTGGTTGCCTTCGAAACGGATCTTGCCATCGAGTACGACCGCTTCGGCAAAGAGCGCGAGGCTTCGGAAACGGCCAGAGAAGTCCTGGGAATTTTATCAGTGCTGCTCAAACGCAGTCCGAACAACATACGCTGGCAGATGATCCAGGCGCAGGATCTGATGACCTTCGGGCGAATTGAAACGAAGCTTGGACACAAGAGCGCGGGCGCGGAAGCCAGCCGAAACGGTTTGCAGGAGGCAGTCCGTCTGGCGCAGGACAAAGAAGCTTCGCCTGAGGTTCTCGGAATCGCCGCCGATGGCCTCTTGGAGCTTCATCTGCATCCCGGGGATGCGCGCCTGGCGCTCGACTTTGCTCAAAGGGCCGCGAGCGCCTTTGCCAAACC is drawn from Acidicapsa acidisoli and contains these coding sequences:
- a CDS encoding serine/threonine protein kinase yields the protein MDAGAELPGNPAVSASSETSLRWEQTEELFHRAMACPAQERASRVVDWSGGDAELRDSVLKLLESYQSVEELISAAPPLDPENFLKRTPVAPATGDGEGGAGDPWIGRVLGAFRLERLLGQGGMGVVYLGQRISGGFTQTVAVKLVGWHLRLSPAVTQFLLERETLAKLEHGSIARLLDGGVTSEGFPYVVMEYVEGRRLDEACDDPAVPIKQIIRWVLQLCNAVTYVHRNLILHRDLKPGNVIVTDDGIVKLLDFGALKRIGTGGDAQSEMTRAGMRPVTVRYASPEHIRGDRVSTSADVFSLGMILYRLIAGQLPEELKNLPIGLYLDRLRQGQLKPPSQWARVHTPSRFLDAQVLDTQVARDLDAIVSKAIRYEDEARYPTVAAFAEDLLNVLLHRPVAARNGNLLYYTVKFHRRYRWPVRSAAAALLVLMVGLCAMAWQGHVAHLQEIRANKGVEDERQLAHMLLFDYFEQLSLVPGSIDAQRKAVTQALAYLDRLAQIAPGSSLEMETIRGFTDMGNLLGNPYNQNLGNVPGALDSLTKAVSLANARLSKYPQDLESQLILMKAETALGGTYLGNGDAVHAEPILKSAAATAGEMARNPHVTAQMLESASGITDLLGDAYDPGRGYAIADLNKSMESYRQSDKYDEMCDQADPKAALCSAGIVVGEYKYGSLIEDTDPASAAAHYRHGLDVVLHLPPEQRKTTRSQRGKNYMLARLGLMEMRIGHMTEGVALAQEAQDGFRKAIAQAELDNRARFDLVAFETDLAIEYDRFGKEREASETAREVLGILSVLLKRSPNNIRWQMIQAQDLMTFGRIETKLGHKSAGAEASRNGLQEAVRLAQDKEASPEVLGIAADGLLELHLHPGDARLALDFAQRAASAFAKPTPTQLLTLAKAQSAVGESEQANRTALSVLSALAGPVKSKIVADQIAEARGLTSQ